Proteins encoded together in one Planctomyces sp. SH-PL14 window:
- a CDS encoding histidine phosphatase family protein: MPDTIIYLMRHGETAENACRPFILQGNSVNGPLSENGRRQAAALATLLESVPFKAFFASPMLRAQQTAQAAIGPRPLTLETMKAFEEVNVGQWERLSWNQIKEQYPRESAEFLANPGTVPYYGGESYVDVQKRTLPVLEDLAWKYVGHTIGIVAHNVVNKSILASILQLPIARARTLHQTNCCVNIIRWTENGPEVEVLNSDLHVRHLPQTL, from the coding sequence ATGCCTGACACGATCATCTACCTGATGCGCCACGGCGAGACCGCGGAGAACGCCTGCCGTCCGTTCATCCTCCAGGGGAACTCGGTCAACGGTCCGCTGAGCGAGAACGGCCGGCGGCAGGCGGCGGCGCTGGCGACGCTGCTCGAAAGCGTTCCGTTCAAAGCGTTCTTTGCGAGTCCGATGCTGCGGGCCCAGCAGACCGCTCAGGCCGCGATCGGGCCGCGGCCGCTGACTCTTGAGACCATGAAGGCCTTTGAGGAGGTCAACGTCGGTCAGTGGGAGCGGCTCTCGTGGAACCAGATCAAGGAGCAGTATCCGCGGGAGTCTGCCGAGTTCCTCGCGAACCCCGGAACGGTGCCGTACTACGGCGGCGAGAGCTACGTCGACGTGCAGAAGCGGACGCTGCCGGTCTTGGAAGATCTGGCGTGGAAGTATGTCGGGCACACGATCGGGATTGTGGCTCATAACGTCGTGAACAAGTCGATCCTGGCTTCGATTCTGCAACTGCCGATCGCCCGCGCGCGGACGCTTCATCAGACGAACTGCTGCGTCAACATCATTCGCTGGACTGAGAATGGTCCGGAGGTCGAAGTGCTGAATTCCGACCTCCACGTCCGGCATTTGCCGCAGACGCTCTGA